GCTTGAGCGCTCCTTCGAGCGCGATGGGGAAGTGAACGCCGCGCCCTAAGTAAAGAAAGTCCGAGACGCGGAAGAATTCCCTAGATAACTCCGCCACAGTCGCCTCTTGGCCAAGGACAGCTTCCAATTTGGTCGGTAACGCCAGCAGTCGCTCAATGTGCGTCATCACGGCGTCCGGCGTCAGCGTCGCACGGTGTTGCCCAAAGTGAAGCGCTAACAGATAGAGAGCGACCATCTGGGACGTAAACGCCTTGGTTGAAGCCACCGAGATTTCCGGCCCAGCGTGCGTGAGTAGAACCCCGTGGGCTTCGCGCGCCGCCATCGAGCCCGGCACATTGCAGATCGCCAGCGTGTAGCAGCCACGTTGTTTCGCCTCGCGCAGCGCCGCAACAGTATCGGCCGTTTCACCAGACTGCGTAATGACGACAACCAACGTTTGCTTATCCAGCAGTGGATTGCGGTAACGGAATTCGCCAGCGTAGTCCACCTCAACTGGCAAGCGCGCCAGTTCTTCAATGATCCACTTCCCCACCAGCGCGGCATGCCGACTCGTGCCGCAGGCGGCGATCATGACGCGGTTGAACGTCCGCCAAGCGTCGTCGGGAATGGCTGTTGGATCGAGATACACGCGGCCTTCGTCCAAGCTGACGCGCCCGGCCAGCGTGTCGCGGACGGCGCGCGGCTGCTCGTGGATTTCCTTGAGCATGAAGTGTTTGAAGCCACCCTTTTCCGCCATGACGGGATCCCACATCACACGCTGCACTGGCGGCGCAACCGGACGACCGGCGAAGTCGGTGAAGGTCACGCCGTCGCCGCGTACGACCGCGATGTGTCCGTCGTCAAGAAACACTACATCGCGCGTGTGATGCAGAATGGCCGTGACATCCGAAGCGACAAAGTTTTCATCCTGCCCCAACCCCACGACGACCGGCGGGCCAAAGCGCGCCGCAACAATTGTATTCGGCTCATCGGACGCAATGACCGCAATGGCGAACATCCCGACAAGCTCGGCTAACGCCCGCCGAACGGCGTCGGCGAGCGCAGCACCGCCGTGGTGATATTTGCCAATGAGATGGGCGATGACTTCCGTATCGGTTTGAGTAACAAAGGTATGTCCTTCCCGTTCCAACGCTCGTTTGAGCGTTAGGTAATTTTCGATGATGCCGTTATGGACGACGACGACGCGGCCGGTTGCGTCGCGGTGCGGGTGGGCGTTTTCTTCAGTCGGGCGGCCGTGCGTCGCCCACCGGGTATGGCCAATGCCGCAGCTTCCGGCGAGAGGCGCGCGCTGAACGGCAGCCTCCAAGTTGAAAAGCTTGCCGGAAGCGCGTCGGATTTCCAGTTGACCATCGGCGACGACGGCGATACCGGCCGAGTCGTAGCCGCGATATTCAAGGCGCTTGAGGCCATCCAGTAAGACCGAGACGACCGGCTTCGCGCCAACATAGCCCACAATACCGCACATGGCGCAGTGTCCTTCTTTAGAAGAAGCGTCTTTGCTCCGGTGGTTGCTCCGGCGAGGTTTGGTCGGGTGCAGCGTCTATCGGACGCCCGTACCGTTTTTCGACCAGCCGCCGGTTGTTCAGACGAAAGAGAATGCGGCCCGGCTCGATGCGTTCAATGACGCCGTCGTAGAAGCGCATGCCGGGACGGACAACAAGCGTCGTGTTGTCTTCAACGCGAATAAAAGCCGTGTAGCCGCGCGCCGTTTCGGAAATTCCCAGCACCTCGACGCCGTCAATGAGGTAAGGCTGTGTATCTTCACGCTTGATTTTCTTGGCTTCGAGTTGCTCGCGATAGGCGGCGACGCGCGCCTCAACCGGCGGGTACTTGTCTTGCTGGGGGCGCGGGGCGGTCTCGGTCGGCTTCGGCGGACGATGTTCTGGAGCGGATGTGCGAGACGGCCGGCGCTTGGTGGCCGGGCGAGTTGTCTGCGCGAAGCCGTCTCCGGCGCTCAAAACCAAGATAGCTGTAGAAAGGCAAACCCATCCGGTCGCCATACACCGCAGAACCGTCAACCCCGACAAACCGAACAAACACGGTAAGCAAGCCTTCATGGTAAGTCTTCGCCAACGGTTGAAAACGGTTTTCGCCAACGGTTGAAGTAAGGCGCAATGACCGGCGCGGTCCGGCGTCAAGCGTGGCATGAGCGGCCGTTGCACGGCAAGCCGACGGGGTGAAGCGCCGGGCTGAACCAAATTTTGTTTTGCATCGGTTTCTGCGTCCTACGCTTATGATGAGTAGAGCAAATACGCCGCACGCTGTTGGTAAAAGTCGGCCAGCGCCGGTTCGTCCGCCGCTGCGATGTCTTCCCAAGCAGCGTCCGCCTCAATCGCCGCCCGTAGCCGATCTGTGCCGGCGATGACATCAAACGGCCGCCGATCATACACGTACTCATAAGGCGGCTCGCGCCACAGCGTCTCCTGCGGATAGAGCCGCCGAACGGCTTTGAGAATCTCTACCGCTGTCCGGTATGGGCGAAAGGTCGCTCGATTCTGCACATGCAGTTGCAGTCCGCCGCACAGCTGACCGGCGAACTTGTTGAATGTTGGCTGAAACCACATCGGACGGAAATGCACGCCAGGTAGCTGAAGCGGTTCTAGCGCCGCCGCCAACTCGTATGGGTCAATGAACGGCGCGCCAAAAATCTCAAACGGGCGCGTCGTTCCACGTCCTTCCGACAGGGTGGTCCCTTCCAGCAACACCATACCGGGATAGACCGTCGCCGTTTCTAGCGTCGGCATGTTCGGCGAAGGCATCACCCATGGCAGCCAGGTCGTGTCAAACCACTGCGGACGCGACCAACCCTCCATCGGCACCACATGCAGCTCACAGCCAATGCCTTCGGTTTCGTTGAACATCCGCGCCAACTCACCCACCGTCATCGCATGACGCATTGGAAGCGGGTACATCCCGACAAAC
The window above is part of the Chloracidobacterium sp. genome. Proteins encoded here:
- a CDS encoding DUF1343 domain-containing protein encodes the protein MQTGLDRLFTHHLDLLRDRRVGLICSPASVDVVYRHAADLFAACPAFRLTALFGPQHGIRGETQDNMIEWEGWPRDPRLGVPVFSLYGRTRQPTPEMLAEVDVLVFDVPDVGTRVYTFIWTMALAMQAAQAQGIPFVVLDRPNPIGGLDIEGAVLEREWASFVGMYPLPMRHAMTVGELARMFNETEGIGCELHVVPMEGWSRPQWFDTTWLPWVMPSPNMPTLETATVYPGMVLLEGTTLSEGRGTTRPFEIFGAPFIDPYELAAALEPLQLPGVHFRPMWFQPTFNKFAGQLCGGLQLHVQNRATFRPYRTAVEILKAVRRLYPQETLWREPPYEYVYDRRPFDVIAGTDRLRAAIEADAAWEDIAAADEPALADFYQQRAAYLLYSS
- the glmS gene encoding glutamine--fructose-6-phosphate transaminase (isomerizing), giving the protein MCGIVGYVGAKPVVSVLLDGLKRLEYRGYDSAGIAVVADGQLEIRRASGKLFNLEAAVQRAPLAGSCGIGHTRWATHGRPTEENAHPHRDATGRVVVVHNGIIENYLTLKRALEREGHTFVTQTDTEVIAHLIGKYHHGGAALADAVRRALAELVGMFAIAVIASDEPNTIVAARFGPPVVVGLGQDENFVASDVTAILHHTRDVVFLDDGHIAVVRGDGVTFTDFAGRPVAPPVQRVMWDPVMAEKGGFKHFMLKEIHEQPRAVRDTLAGRVSLDEGRVYLDPTAIPDDAWRTFNRVMIAACGTSRHAALVGKWIIEELARLPVEVDYAGEFRYRNPLLDKQTLVVVITQSGETADTVAALREAKQRGCYTLAICNVPGSMAAREAHGVLLTHAGPEISVASTKAFTSQMVALYLLALHFGQHRATLTPDAVMTHIERLLALPTKLEAVLGQEATVAELSREFFRVSDFLYLGRGVHFPIALEGALKLKEISYIHAEGFPAGEMKHGPNALIDERLPVVMVMPREVGNPASELRYEKTLSNLQEVKARDGRVIAVVTEGDTQATALAERVISIPPASDVLSAVLAVVPLQLLAYHIAVRRGCDVDQPRNLAKSVTVE